Below is a window of Streptomyces sp. NBC_01429 DNA.
ATGCTGATGCGGCCGAAGTCCATGGCGACCGTGGTGGCGGTCTTGGACTCGACACCGGAGTTGTCGTCCACCCCGACCCCGGCCTGGGTCATGGTCTCCTCGGTGGTGAGCGGACGGATCTCGCTGACCGAGCCCACCATCGTCGTCTTGCCGACCCCGAATCCGCCCACGATCACGATCTTCACGGCGGAGGTGGCCGTGGTGGGCAGGACGTCCTCGCTCCGGGGGCCGGTGATCGTGTCAGAGTTTCTGAAGTCCATGCATCACCGCTTCGAGGAGGGACCGGTCGGGGAGGGCGGCGCGCACGATGGGCGCGCGCGATTCGACCAGCTCGGTCGCGAGGAGTTCGGTCAGCAGCGCGGTCACCACGCTGAAGGGCAGGCTGAGATAGGCCGACAGCTCGGCCACGGACAGCGGAGCCCGGCAGAGCCGCAGGATGCTGGCCTGCTCCGGCGGGACCATGGGCGACGCTTCCACCCGCGCCACGATCATGGTGACCAGGTCGAGGGACGCGCGTTCGGTGCCGTCGGGGCCGCCGGTGATCACGTACAGCCGCTCGGGGTCCGAGACGTCCGCGTCGGGCCGCCGTCGTTCTCGCTGGGGAGGGATATTCATCCGGCCTGCCCGTCGTGGCGCGGCGGGCTCGTGAGGTGGGCGCCGATCCGCACGACCATGTCCCGCATCCGGGCACCGACCAGCCCGGCGTCCACCGTGTCGGCGGCGAGGACCGCGAGGTAGGCGCCGGCGCCCGCTTCCATCAGGTAGAAGAAGCCTCCGCCGATCTCGATGACGACGAGCCGCATCCGGCCGTCGCTGCCGGGGATCTCGACGGCCACGGCGGCGGCCAGGCTCTGGAGCCCGGCGCAGGCCGCCGCGAGCCGGTCGGCCGCGTCCGGGTCGCCGCCGTGCCGGGCGATCCTGAGCCCGTCGGCGGAGAGCACCACGATCTGGTGGATCTGCGGCACCCCGTCGGCCAGCTCCTTGAGCATCCAGTCCATGTTCGCCCGCTGCTGGATCACTTCAGATCTCCCTTGCCCCACACATCGTCGGATTCGCCGCGGTCGCCTGGCCGGTCCGGCGGCTGTGCTGTCCCGGCCGACGGCTCCTGGGGGGTGCCGTTGACCGCCTTCGTGAACGCGTCGAGCCAGATACCGGGGCCCGGCTTCTTCTCCGCCGTGCCCTCCTGGCCCGCGCCCTGGTCGTGGGTACGGGCGGAGTCCCGCCGCTGGGCCGGAGCGCCGAACGCGCCCGCCGGGGACGCCCCGTCCACGCCGCCGGGGGCGGAGGTGCGGCCGCCCGTGCGGCCGTTGTTCACCAGCCCCAGGTTGTGCGAGCCGAGCGGGGCGCGGCCGCGGCTGCGCCGCTGGGGCAGTCCGTTGTCCGTCCACTCGGTCACCACGGGAATGTCGTCCTCCATGGCCGGGACCACGACCGGGGCCGTCCGCTGGGGGCCCGTGACGGGCCGGGGCGGCCGGTTCGCGGGCCGGAGCATGTCCGTGGTGGGCAGGTCGTTGGTGCTGCCCTTGGGACCAGCCGAGGCGCCGATGCCATGGGCGATACCGGGCGCGGGACCGGTGGTCACGACGTCGCGCGGCACGATGAGGACGGCGCGGACCCCGCCGTACGCCGACTGCCGCAGCGAGACCTGGAGGTTGTACATCTGGCAGAGCCGGCCGACCACGGCCATGCCGAGCCTCGGGGTCTCGCCGAGGTCGTTGAGGTCGATGCCGGCCTGGGCCTGGGCGAGCATGCGTTCGGCCCTGGCCCGCGCCTCCTCGCTGAGGCTGACGCCGCCGTCCTCGATCTCGATCGCGATGCCGGTCTGCACCTCGACCGCGGTGACATGGACGCGGGTCTGCGGCGGCGAGTAGCGGGTGGCGTTGTCGAGGAGTTCGGCGCAGGCGTGGATGAGCGGTTCGACGGCCGTGCCGATGATGGCGACCTTGGCGATCGAGTGCAGATCGACGCGCTGGTACTCCAGGATCCGGGACATCGCGCCGCGCAACACGCTGAACAGCGGTACGGGCTTGGGCCATTGGCGGCCGGGGCGGGCTTTGCCGAGTACGGCGATGCTGTCAGCGAGCCGGCCGATCAGCGCCGTGCCGTGGTCGATGCGCAGCAGGTCGTCGAAGACTTCGGGGTTGCGGCCGTGGGCCTCCTCCATCTCCCGCAGCTCGCTGGCCTGTTGGTGCACGATGGACTGCACGCGGCGGGCGATGTTCACGAAGGAGCGCTGCGCGGACTCGCGCATGGCCTCCTCGTCATCGACGATCTGGAGTACGGAGCGGAGCAAGGAGCGCTGCGCCGCGGGCAGTTCGCGGTAGCGCTCGTCGCCGTCCACGACGGCGCGCATCACTTCCATGGGCGATTCGCCCTGCCGGAGCCGGTGGATGGCGGCCGGCATCAGTTCCTTGCCGAGCCGGACCGTCTCCTCGTCGTGCTCGGCGAGCCGCCACTCCAGCGCGGCGATGCGGTGGGCGTGCTGCTCGCGCAGGGCGGCGATGGTGCCCCGGCGACGGGACAACTCGCGTGCGCACCAGGCGAACAGACCGATCGCGAACGCGCCGTACAGCGCGAGCGGTATGCGCGCGTCCTCCGGCACGAGCGCCACCGCCGCCGCCGTGGCGCCGATCAGCAGAACGACGGGGAGTACCAGCGCGCGCACGATGGGTGACGCTTGATCATTCGGGGGTGCTTCAACACGAACCATGTAAGCCCTCTGGCGGTCGATTCAGGTCGGATAATTCGCACAATCACGGAACCTGGGGGAACAAGTGCCTGATTACGTATCAACTCGGCGCGCTCCGCGAGAGCTTAGCCCGCCTCACGCGCCACTTCGGCGTATTCGCGCAACCTCCTGCACGGGCCACACCATCGGGCATACACTCGCGCATTTGCACGCAGTGCTGCCGCCGGGGCACGAAGCGTGACGACTTCCGTACGAGTGGCGAACACCCGGCCGGAAAACGCGACAGGGGCCGCTCCCTTGCGGGAACGGCCCCTGCGGGGGCGGGTGGTGCGGTCAGGAAGGTACGTCCGCCGCGAGGAGAGCGAGGAGTTCCTCGACGATCGCGGGTGACTCGCGCTGGAGCGCGGCGACATCGATGCCCTCGTCGCCGAGGATGGAGAGCAGCGCCCGGTCGCCCACCGAGAGGACGACGATCTGACCGCCGCCGCAGCGGATGACCACATCACGCAGCGAACCGGCGTCCGCCTGCTGGGCCATCCGCGCGCCGAGCCCCAGGGTCGCCGCGGCGAGAGCCGCGATCGCCTCGGGCTGGGCGGTGTCGGTGTCGGCGGCCACCAGCAGGCCGTCGGCCGTGGAGAGGACGCTTTCCGACACTCCCATCACCCTCTCCCGCAGCGAGGCCAGCACATCGACGAGAGGGGCGGGAGAAGTGGCGGACGAGTGTGCGTGCATGGTGTGCGCTCCTTGGTGATGATCCGGCCGAGGGACGTGCCGTGGGGCGTCGTACACGGGCTCGGTCCCAGGACCTGATTTCCGGGTCCCGAGTCCGCGATCCTGAGTCCGCGGTTGCGAGTCCGCGGTTCCGAGCCGCTTCGGCCCGCTATAAGCCGGCCTGCGGTGCGGTCGGTTCCGGTCCGCCGGACACGCGCGGCTCGTCACCGGCCTGCCGTGCCGGACGTCCACCGGGGACGCGGCGCGGCAGCGAGGCGGCGGGTACGGGGGACGGCGCGGGCGCCGGGGACCGGCCGTCCCCGACGACGCGCGGCGCGGTGCTCGGCCGGCCGATGGGCGCGCGGCCCTCCCACTGGACGAGCCCGAGGTCGTTCATACGGATCAGATCGACCATCACGCCGAACAGGCCCCGTCCCAGCGTGAACGCCAGGTCCCGGGACGTGCGACGGCCGTTGGCGAGGGCGAGCACGGCCCGGTAGCGATCGGGCAGCCGCTCGGCCCTGACGTCGGCGCGTCCGGCCGGCCGGGTCTTCACCCTGGCCAGTTCCGCCGGCGATCCCCACTGCCGGGACACCAGGGCCAGCCTGCGCGCCGTCTCCTCCGCGACGGCCTGTGGCTCGACACCGTGCCTGGTCAGCACGGTCGGAGCCGGATCGCCGACCTCCCACTCGCCGGGGCCGCCGAGGGCCAGGGCGAACGCGCCCTCGAAGACGGTCCCGGCACAGACGATCTCCAGTTCGGCCGCGCC
It encodes the following:
- a CDS encoding sensor histidine kinase — its product is MVRVEAPPNDQASPIVRALVLPVVLLIGATAAAVALVPEDARIPLALYGAFAIGLFAWCARELSRRRGTIAALREQHAHRIAALEWRLAEHDEETVRLGKELMPAAIHRLRQGESPMEVMRAVVDGDERYRELPAAQRSLLRSVLQIVDDEEAMRESAQRSFVNIARRVQSIVHQQASELREMEEAHGRNPEVFDDLLRIDHGTALIGRLADSIAVLGKARPGRQWPKPVPLFSVLRGAMSRILEYQRVDLHSIAKVAIIGTAVEPLIHACAELLDNATRYSPPQTRVHVTAVEVQTGIAIEIEDGGVSLSEEARARAERMLAQAQAGIDLNDLGETPRLGMAVVGRLCQMYNLQVSLRQSAYGGVRAVLIVPRDVVTTGPAPGIAHGIGASAGPKGSTNDLPTTDMLRPANRPPRPVTGPQRTAPVVVPAMEDDIPVVTEWTDNGLPQRRSRGRAPLGSHNLGLVNNGRTGGRTSAPGGVDGASPAGAFGAPAQRRDSARTHDQGAGQEGTAEKKPGPGIWLDAFTKAVNGTPQEPSAGTAQPPDRPGDRGESDDVWGKGDLK
- a CDS encoding roadblock/LC7 domain-containing protein, with translation MHAHSSATSPAPLVDVLASLRERVMGVSESVLSTADGLLVAADTDTAQPEAIAALAAATLGLGARMAQQADAGSLRDVVIRCGGGQIVVLSVGDRALLSILGDEGIDVAALQRESPAIVEELLALLAADVPS
- a CDS encoding DUF742 domain-containing protein; amino-acid sequence: MNIPPQRERRRPDADVSDPERLYVITGGPDGTERASLDLVTMIVARVEASPMVPPEQASILRLCRAPLSVAELSAYLSLPFSVVTALLTELLATELVESRAPIVRAALPDRSLLEAVMHGLQKL
- a CDS encoding roadblock/LC7 domain-containing protein; this translates as MIQQRANMDWMLKELADGVPQIHQIVVLSADGLRIARHGGDPDAADRLAAACAGLQSLAAAVAVEIPGSDGRMRLVVIEIGGGFFYLMEAGAGAYLAVLAADTVDAGLVGARMRDMVVRIGAHLTSPPRHDGQAG